One genomic segment of Tiliqua scincoides isolate rTilSci1 chromosome 6, rTilSci1.hap2, whole genome shotgun sequence includes these proteins:
- the LOC136655642 gene encoding G-protein coupled receptor 151 protein-like, with the protein MNSSQAGAAAEPPAALSAVLALSGLGAAGAAGNLLLAAALGRAGGAPAPLRALLLSLSAADLLLALLCLPPRLAARAQRSWRSGPLLCRTTAWLLQGCPLAKGLGWAAVGGALAAAPGRGGGWGWGRAHLAAVLGAVWGAALLLPLPLLLFARLAPPGPRCALRAPPSAARFLRLFGLLYPPLACLAPAALAAAAFRGALRAPRGRAPRPDAPPALLPALAALCHAAALPHCALGLWERLGPPPPPALRPLADALLLLDGALRPAALLAASRHCRRGLRAVCGAAAPQQAPPDPRGAEAEKVPPDVQDFWRERRRAAAGEDSDPVPWERPGC; encoded by the coding sequence ATGAACAGCTCCCAGGCGGGGGCGGCGGCGGAGCCCCCCGCGGCGCTGTCCGCGGTGCTGGCGCTGTCGGGGCTGGGCGCGGCGGGCGCGGCGGGCAACCTGCTGCTGGCGGCGGCGCTGGGCCGGGCGGGGGGCGCGCCGGCGCCGCTGCGCGCCCTGCTGCTGAGCCTGAGCGCGGCGGAcctgctgctggcgctgctgtGCCTGCCCCCGCGCCTGGCCGCCCGCGCGCAGCGCTCCTGGCGCTCGGGGCCGCTGCTGTGCCGCACGACGGCCTGGCTGCTGCAGGGCTGCCCGCTGGCCAAGGGCCTGGGCTGGGCGGCCGTCGGGGGCGCGCTGGCGGCCGCGCCGGGCCGGGGCGGCGGCTGGGGCTGGGGCCGGGCGCACCTGGCGGCCGTGCTGGGCGCCGTCTGGGGCgcggcgctgctgctgccgctgccgctgctgctcttCGCCCGCCTGGCGCCCCCCGGGCCCCGCTGCGCCCTGCGGGCGCCCCCCAGCGCCGCCCGCTTCCTGCGCCTCTTCGGCCTGCTCTACCCGCCGCTGGCCTGCCTGGCCCCCGCCGCCCTGGCCGCCGCCGCCTTCCGCGGCGCCCTGCGCGCCCCTCGGGGCAGGGCCCCGCGCCCGGACGCGCCCCCCGCGCTGCTGCCCGCCCTGGCCGCGCTCTGCCACGCCGCCGCGCTGCCCCACTGCGCGCTCGGCCTCTGGGAGCGGCTcggcccgccgccgccgcccgccctGCGCCCGCTGGCCGACGCGCTGCTGCTCCTCGACGGCGCCCTCCGCCCCGCCGCGCTCCTGGCCGCCTCCCGCCACTGCCGCCGGGGGCTGCGCGCCGTCTGCGGGGCCGCGGCCCCCCAGCAGGCCCCGCCGGACCCGAGGGGGGCGGAGGCGGAGAAGGTGCCCCCCGACGTGCAGGACTTCTGGAGGGAGCGCAGGCGGGCGGCCGCCGGCGAGGACAGCGACCCCGTCCCCTGGGAGCGCCCGGGCTGCTGA